A single window of Pseudophryne corroboree isolate aPseCor3 chromosome 5, aPseCor3.hap2, whole genome shotgun sequence DNA harbors:
- the RARRES2 gene encoding retinoic acid receptor responder protein 2 isoform X2 produces the protein MKAATRIWGLVSALLVLAAEGAVHVDGLSEIQNKAVRLVMEDFHTKDHLKNGFKFSSLVRKEETYVFNCFACFKFEYETHKVLSQVIDCVRPRFVQGRGNQRNKTCTEVAMKTAGTRIVGSYSFVKTE, from the exons ATGAAGGCCGCCACTAGGATATGGGGGCTCGTTTCTGCGCTGCTGGTTCTGGCCGCAGAGGGTGCGGTCCATGTGGATGGACTCTCGGAGATACAGAACAAGGCGGTCAGGCTGGTAATGGAAGATTTCCACACCAAGGACCACCTGAAGAATGGATTCAAGTTCTCCTCTCTAGTGAGAAAAGAAGAAACT TACGTGTTCAACTGCTTTGCCTGTTTCAAGTTTGAGTATGAGACTCACAAGGTTCTGTCTCAGGTCATTGACTGCGTCCGGCCACGCTTCGTGCAG GGCCGGGGGAATCAGAGGAACAAGACCTGTACAGAAGTAGCCATGAAGACTGCCGGGACGAGGATAGTTGGATCCTACAGTTTCGTGAAGACCGAGTAG
- the RARRES2 gene encoding retinoic acid receptor responder protein 2 isoform X1 produces the protein MKAATRIWGLVSALLVLAAEGAVHVDGLSEIQNKAVRLVMEDFHTKDHLKNGFKFSSLVRKEETEYAAGIFVNVEFTVKQTTCPKHHWMKSDCEYNQKGYVFNCFACFKFEYETHKVLSQVIDCVRPRFVQGRGNQRNKTCTEVAMKTAGTRIVGSYSFVKTE, from the exons ATGAAGGCCGCCACTAGGATATGGGGGCTCGTTTCTGCGCTGCTGGTTCTGGCCGCAGAGGGTGCGGTCCATGTGGATGGACTCTCGGAGATACAGAACAAGGCGGTCAGGCTGGTAATGGAAGATTTCCACACCAAGGACCACCTGAAGAATGGATTCAAGTTCTCCTCTCTAGTGAGAAAAGAAGAAACT GAGTATGCTGCCGGTATATTTGTGAACGTGGAGTTTACAGTGAAACAGACGACCTGCCCGAAGCATCACTGGATGAAGTCTGATTGCGAGTACAATCAGAAAGGG TACGTGTTCAACTGCTTTGCCTGTTTCAAGTTTGAGTATGAGACTCACAAGGTTCTGTCTCAGGTCATTGACTGCGTCCGGCCACGCTTCGTGCAG GGCCGGGGGAATCAGAGGAACAAGACCTGTACAGAAGTAGCCATGAAGACTGCCGGGACGAGGATAGTTGGATCCTACAGTTTCGTGAAGACCGAGTAG